The genome window cattccccagtagctgtatgatccctacgggttttgCGTTCCACCCCTTCCCCCAAACTTTGTTTCTGTTTTCTACCACTTGTGATTGTAGGAAGACAGCCACAGAACAGTTTTTAATGTTTACGTATGTTtctgtaacaataacaacacagaCTGAGGTGTTTTGCCACTATCAAGAACAATGCCATGTATGAACATCTCGAGAGTCAATAAGTCTGCAATGCCTATCGCCAAGAGTTATACATACGAAAAAATTATCAGGCCTTTGAAAGGAAAAACACGATATAATCTTTAGATTTTGAAACGACAGAGGTCTTTTAGAATTATTGTAGGAGACTTGAGATAGAAGAGGCATGTCAATTGAATTATATGAATCTTGTTGAAGACCTCACCAGCGATGACTGCTCCAGCTGAGCAAGCGTTATGTACCACTGATCATTAAGAAAAGTGTAAAACCCGTACTGTGGTAGTCACTGAAGAGTTTTAGTTACCTATGATTATGACAAGTTTAACCTACCCCTACTGATTGTAAAACTAAATTACAAAAGTTCAATTACAGTATTTACTATATAACAACTTAGGAGGGAATACATTTTCAGTCAGCTACCACAAGTAATCCCACTAATCACTCAAAGAAGTCGCTTTCGTCCTCGGCCGATGAAAAATCCTGTCCCGTTCATCCAATCTGACATTTGGTAGTATGTACTATctcaaaatttaaaataaaatttttatgcGACCCAGCACTCAATTATAAAAAGTTTTGTTGGTTCAATATTAAGACCTATTTTCTTATGTTACTTCTCTAAATTACACTGTTGATGATATGCAGTACCATTATAAtaccaattaaaaaaaaacataaatgaaGGATAGAAAATGGAGCAAAATTAAAGATGACAGAGGCAAACAATGaatgaaataatgtaaataattttACGCAGAAACAAATAAACGTAAGAGGGTATGGATGTGGCTGTTGAAATGAGCGCGGCTGGCACCTATCCAGTTTTTTCAGCCTAGCTTCAGGGCTGTACTGGTGTTCAGTGTGACTTCATAGCACAGTGACTCAGAAAGCAAATGTGTATTGTGCACGTCTGAAGCGAAACTATTTGTGGGTTTCAGAGATAGTTATGATTACAGTATAGTGCTAAGAGGAGGAGGCTGCCTATCCAGTACTGTTTCTAAGAAGAAATTACTTAAAAAATACACTCAAAAGCAGTATGGTGCCCATTCTAACATGGAACCCGAAacatctttttcttttttttagagTGAGGATATTTCTATGTTGACATGCATCTTGAGCGGTGTGATTTGAGACCAGCGTTGAGTAATACTATATGAGCGCCACGGGGGAAACGGACGgtcagggggggggggttagtggGAAGCAGAATGACGAATGTGGCATTAAGAAGTAACCCTCAGGTGCTTGGTAACCAACtatatgtctgtgtctgtctctgtgtctgtctgtgcatTTGAGCAAGCATGAAGCATCAAGGAAACAGTTATTTTGAGGCATGTGGTGAACATATTAAAAGTGTTTCATTAAGCACTTAAAACATCATAAAAGTGATACTTTTGAGACTAAAAGAATGTTTAATTATTGTGAATTTTACTTACCGACACAGGACATCTAGTGAAAAGTATGCGACCTGCCAACACTTCAAGTAGACTGAATGTTAATTCAAGTTTAATGGAAACATACTCTTGCTCAATATTATCAAAAAAATGTTTTTCACATTTCGTCACAATTTTTAAGATAATCCTCGGCCAGTAATTACAAATCCACAGCCTCCAAAATAAAGCGTTTCCTGGAGTATTTTTGTCTTAAGTGTTTGCTGCACCAGCTGGGGTGATGCGGGAGAGTTGAAGCTCGTACTCAATACTGTAACATGACGTGAGTGGTAGACAGCCACATGTCGTGACTGCTGCTCGACATGCAGCTATCAATCCACCTATCCAGACTTAAGTCTGAGCAAGTTGCCTAGAATGTTTACATATCTCCTGCTGAGACTTGTCACCTTTTTTGACTCAATCAGGAAGTACACAGATAAAGTTCTAGGTCATAATACTTCATTCACTGCAGTATCCTACCTGCAGTCTAGTTTTACATTTTCTATACTATGTCTAACTTTCCTTTATATACATAACTCTGCCGTTTCCCAAGGAATGCCCATAGAAGCACACAGGTCTAAATTGTAAAAACAACTTAGAAGCAACTCATAAAATGCACCATTTTGTAGTAGAGGGCAAGCAGCTCCACTTTTGACTCTCATTGTGCCTCTTGATCACGGCCAACACGAGATAAACATTATTCTAGTGAAGAAAAGTGCAAACATAACCAAATATTGCTGTAAAAGAGTAAATCCTTGGCAAGTGAGCTTTAACTAAGGTCACACATAGATGCTACAAGTCACATGAATGCCCAGTCTTGACAAGTGTGGTAACAATAGGAATGTCTTCTACAATACAGGTGAGCATCACAAATATAAATCACAGATAAAAAAGGTACTGTAGGCCGCGTCCAGCATCTACCCACTATCTCGGAGTTTAGTGAACACTATGTCTTATTTTTATCACCAACGACGATGCACAAAATTACGAGaattttttattgttttgttttgttttaatgAGAATAACCAATAACGTAGTGCATGAAGATGCACTCCAGTGTCATAGCTGTAGCGGAAGACTTGTTTCATATAAATACCGCTGAAATAAATAGCGACGACTGATGCTAACACGACCAACAATTGACGTCCCTGACACAGCACACTGacgcctccctcaccaccaacttGACCACAAACCCAACTCCATACCTCTCATACCCTAATAAATGCCTGATAGCAAACCTAACTGCAACATTAACCTTTAAAATATTatccaattattttttttactgtttGGTATACTGTAGATATAAATTAATATAAGTTATATAACATATCTAAAGGAGTTAGTTTTGTAGCACCCTGGTTTTTAATTACATGATTATTATGACTATTTTGTGTCGAATTTACACTGTTGTTTTTTTACTAAAGTACCGCTTCTTAACGTGAATGCTGAAATGGTGATAGTTAATGCAGTGTGGGTGTTGGAAAGTGCAGTGACAACGATGTGCTGTGCATTGAGACAATCTGTTAAGAATGTACAGTGTGGAGATCACCACAGTGTGAAGGAGTCGCTCCACATGCTGCACATTCCTTTACAACTCCAGGAACTTCATGAGTGTCTCGTAGATGAGGTGGGGATCTGCTGTGCTGTCGGCAGTATAGCGGACGCCATTCACATCACCCGTGCTGTGGTCCACAACGCCGTACTCTCCAATGATGAACCCGTCTGGGGTTTTCTCCTCCAAACGGAAGCGGCTGATGTTATGTTCCTCCACGACATACCCTACAGTGCTGTTTGCATCAGCGCCTCCTTCCGCCACAGTTGCATCCACGAAAGTGAGACGTGTTCCGCTGCTTTGTGGGGctttggtagaggtggtagtggtattaagaTTAGAGAGTGATGGCCGTTTTATACCATAACCTTTTGGAGCCAGCCCATGAGGATGGAGCCCTCCTGGCACTAGACCATGGGGTGCTAGACCCGACGGGGAATTTCCAAAAGGAGCAAGTCCTCCAGGAGCTTGGCCAAATGGTGCTTGGCCAAATGGTGCCAACCCATGCTGGGCTTTAGGGGAACTTACAAGTGACAGGCGAACTCGGGGTAGCGAGCTATTACCAGAGGAAGTGGTTTCAACATTagcggtggtgttggtagtggtggaggactgtggTATGGTTGTGGTAGATATTGGTTGTGGTATAGTCTCCCGGGAATTGACGCTTGAGACGTGCCCTGCGGTGCGTGCCTCTGTTCTCGACACGGAGGTACTCACCCTCTGACTCTGAAACTGCTGATGTGGGTTTGAATTTTTTATTTCTAAGATCCTCCCATCCCTTTCCCGGCTCTCAGGTTGACTTTGTGCTTGAGTTTCTATTACTTCTCCAGTCAGAATGTGTGCGTCCGAACCCACGGATCCGGACACCTCCACTACCGATGTTTCAAACTGCACTGATCTATCCTTACCTCTGTTAACTTGTATTTCCTCAAGTGCTTTGTTTGATGACAGACCCTTTACTTGATCCAACTGTGGTGGGACCTCCGTGGAGTTTGTagttgctgtagtggtggtagtagttgtaagcGGAGTGGTTGTCATTTCATtaggggtagtagtagtgctagtcgTTTCACTGTGGATACTGGTGTGAGTCATTTCGCTAAGAGTAGTTGTTTcactagcagtaataatagtggtagtcgTTGTGCTTGGGGTGGTGGTTTCATCTTTGGGTAGGACGACAAGATGGCGACGTGGGGGCACCGAGTTTGGGCTATGGTCACTTGTGGTGGGTTCAGCAGCCACGTCCACTACTAAAGGATCACTCAGAAGGAAGCTGGTAGGGTGACGGTCTGAGTTAACAGCGTGCACTGTCCTTGAGGGTAGTGATGACACCTTCGTGGTCCCCCGAGTGACAGTCTGTATGAGAGGAACAGCATCACCAGTCGCTAGTACTCGTGGTTCTCGGCGGGGGGCTTCTACGCGCACTTCCACGACTACTGACGATGATGAGCTGCCTTCCAAGCTCTTCAGAGTATTGCCTTGAGTGATAACCTCATGTGTATTGCTCTCGTTTTCTCTTGATTCATTCTTTGGCACTGCTGTGGTGTAACGAAAATTCCCCAGTACGTTACTACTTGCGCCTTTTAGCTTCTGAGCAGCATCATGTACCTCTTGCTCAGAGACCTGGGTTGTGACGACCAGAAGGGATTTCG of Cherax quadricarinatus isolate ZL_2023a chromosome 61, ASM3850222v1, whole genome shotgun sequence contains these proteins:
- the LOC128699417 gene encoding uncharacterized protein isoform X1, which translates into the protein MLVPRSEERQVRDITDKGQNMREPAVTPLKVTLMLGSQSRAVPLRGHGGVIFGSEFLRILDPRARPPARSNPYETPGAASTTLHEGGVVAHPTSEHETRTLLETRGGKPTQDSLTFSSGHSHNSSPIVSSSQISSSSSSSSSTDSVFQQLDSSPGVKQHPRRLPQKTVDSNRLIPIKKFTTSNSNNVKSTISSILDGRDNARGTLAVTNHPDNLPNDDYDYTYYLDDLYPLTSSALESGKESVTAGDVLPQASNNQQSTKAMPEVEADSRVTQSAPLIDITLPGTSHKLERKRAGTRLATSVALAINETASTTITPQKTIMFTTTKRPTTKRSVFRYQTTTESAQKIKITEENSTMSQNPTSERISKVPSSPRESSSASTSLSQKLLGTSDTLVEVPKSRTSVTVRASARSSLLVTPSPLTVKTKEIPVSTKSLLVVTTQVSEQEVHDAAQKLKGASSNVLGNFRYTTAVPKNESRENESNTHEVITQGNTLKSLEGSSSSSVVVEVRVEAPRREPRVLATGDAVPLIQTVTRGTTKVSSLPSRTVHAVNSDRHPTSFLLSDPLVVDVAAEPTTSDHSPNSVPPRRHLVVLPKDETTTPSTTTTTIITASETTTLSEMTHTSIHSETTSTTTTPNEMTTTPLTTTTTTTATTNSTEVPPQLDQVKGLSSNKALEEIQVNRGKDRSVQFETSVVEVSGSVGSDAHILTGEVIETQAQSQPESRERDGRILEIKNSNPHQQFQSQRVSTSVSRTEARTAGHVSSVNSRETIPQPISTTTIPQSSTTTNTTANVETTSSGNSSLPRVRLSLVSSPKAQHGLAPFGQAPFGQAPGGLAPFGNSPSGLAPHGLVPGGLHPHGLAPKGYGIKRPSLSNLNTTTTSTKAPQSSGTRLTFVDATVAEGGADANSTVGYVVEEHNISRFRLEEKTPDGFIIGEYGVVDHSTGDVNGVRYTADSTADPHLIYETLMKFLEL
- the LOC128699417 gene encoding uncharacterized protein isoform X2, whose amino-acid sequence is MTRATVILLLVTLMLGSQSRAVPLRGHGGVIFGSEFLRILDPRARPPARSNPYETPGAASTTLHEGGVVAHPTSEHETRTLLETRGGKPTQDSLTFSSGHSHNSSPIVSSSQISSSSSSSSSTDSVFQQLDSSPGVKQHPRRLPQKTVDSNRLIPIKKFTTSNSNNVKSTISSILDGRDNARGTLAVTNHPDNLPNDDYDYTYYLDDLYPLTSSALESGKESVTAGDVLPQASNNQQSTKAMPEVEADSRVTQSAPLIDITLPGTSHKLERKRAGTRLATSVALAINETASTTITPQKTIMFTTTKRPTTKRSVFRYQTTTESAQKIKITEENSTMSQNPTSERISKVPSSPRESSSASTSLSQKLLGTSDTLVEVPKSRTSVTVRASARSSLLVTPSPLTVKTKEIPVSTKSLLVVTTQVSEQEVHDAAQKLKGASSNVLGNFRYTTAVPKNESRENESNTHEVITQGNTLKSLEGSSSSSVVVEVRVEAPRREPRVLATGDAVPLIQTVTRGTTKVSSLPSRTVHAVNSDRHPTSFLLSDPLVVDVAAEPTTSDHSPNSVPPRRHLVVLPKDETTTPSTTTTTIITASETTTLSEMTHTSIHSETTSTTTTPNEMTTTPLTTTTTTTATTNSTEVPPQLDQVKGLSSNKALEEIQVNRGKDRSVQFETSVVEVSGSVGSDAHILTGEVIETQAQSQPESRERDGRILEIKNSNPHQQFQSQRVSTSVSRTEARTAGHVSSVNSRETIPQPISTTTIPQSSTTTNTTANVETTSSGNSSLPRVRLSLVSSPKAQHGLAPFGQAPFGQAPGGLAPFGNSPSGLAPHGLVPGGLHPHGLAPKGYGIKRPSLSNLNTTTTSTKAPQSSGTRLTFVDATVAEGGADANSTVGYVVEEHNISRFRLEEKTPDGFIIGEYGVVDHSTGDVNGVRYTADSTADPHLIYETLMKFLEL
- the LOC128699417 gene encoding uncharacterized protein isoform X3, producing MLGSQSRAVPLRGHGGVIFGSEFLRILDPRARPPARSNPYETPGAASTTLHEGGVVAHPTSEHETRTLLETRGGKPTQDSLTFSSGHSHNSSPIVSSSQISSSSSSSSSTDSVFQQLDSSPGVKQHPRRLPQKTVDSNRLIPIKKFTTSNSNNVKSTISSILDGRDNARGTLAVTNHPDNLPNDDYDYTYYLDDLYPLTSSALESGKESVTAGDVLPQASNNQQSTKAMPEVEADSRVTQSAPLIDITLPGTSHKLERKRAGTRLATSVALAINETASTTITPQKTIMFTTTKRPTTKRSVFRYQTTTESAQKIKITEENSTMSQNPTSERISKVPSSPRESSSASTSLSQKLLGTSDTLVEVPKSRTSVTVRASARSSLLVTPSPLTVKTKEIPVSTKSLLVVTTQVSEQEVHDAAQKLKGASSNVLGNFRYTTAVPKNESRENESNTHEVITQGNTLKSLEGSSSSSVVVEVRVEAPRREPRVLATGDAVPLIQTVTRGTTKVSSLPSRTVHAVNSDRHPTSFLLSDPLVVDVAAEPTTSDHSPNSVPPRRHLVVLPKDETTTPSTTTTTIITASETTTLSEMTHTSIHSETTSTTTTPNEMTTTPLTTTTTTTATTNSTEVPPQLDQVKGLSSNKALEEIQVNRGKDRSVQFETSVVEVSGSVGSDAHILTGEVIETQAQSQPESRERDGRILEIKNSNPHQQFQSQRVSTSVSRTEARTAGHVSSVNSRETIPQPISTTTIPQSSTTTNTTANVETTSSGNSSLPRVRLSLVSSPKAQHGLAPFGQAPFGQAPGGLAPFGNSPSGLAPHGLVPGGLHPHGLAPKGYGIKRPSLSNLNTTTTSTKAPQSSGTRLTFVDATVAEGGADANSTVGYVVEEHNISRFRLEEKTPDGFIIGEYGVVDHSTGDVNGVRYTADSTADPHLIYETLMKFLEL